The Candidatus Methylomirabilota bacterium genome has a window encoding:
- a CDS encoding universal stress protein, whose translation MVKPIRRILHPSDFSRASRAAFERAVALAKSARGQLTILHVMVPFVPMIGDGYVSPQVLDDVTRRQRAYADKEMTKLVAKARQAGVRATGLILEGMPAERIVRAAKSRRADMIVMGTHGRGALAKFFLGSVAGRVVATASCPVLTVRGR comes from the coding sequence ATGGTGAAGCCGATCCGCCGTATCCTGCACCCTTCGGATTTTTCGCGCGCTTCGCGAGCGGCTTTCGAGCGGGCGGTTGCGCTGGCCAAGAGCGCCCGGGGGCAACTGACGATCCTTCACGTCATGGTGCCGTTCGTGCCGATGATCGGCGACGGCTATGTCTCGCCCCAGGTGCTGGACGACGTGACACGGCGTCAGCGCGCCTACGCCGACAAGGAGATGACCAAGCTGGTGGCCAAGGCCCGGCAGGCCGGGGTGCGGGCCACCGGCCTCATCCTGGAAGGCATGCCCGCGGAGCGCATCGTGCGCGCCGCCAAGAGCCGGCGCGCCGACATGATCGTGATGGGCACGCACGGTCGCGGCGCCCTCGCCAAGTTCTTCCTGGGCAGCGTGGCCGGACGGGTGGTGGCGACTGCATCCTGTCCGGTCCTCACCGTCCGTGGGCGCTGA
- a CDS encoding biotin--[acetyl-CoA-carboxylase] ligase gives MSRAVALAADRLSIADIRRSRTTTTVGRHIYLFGEVDSTNARLRNLAQGGACAGTVVLAEGQTAGRGRHGNVWFSPSGVNLYASVLVRPELRAGDLGAYSLIAGLALYDAIKQFGATPSIKWPNDVLIADKKVGATLLECVTDRDAVEYVIFGVGVNLNVELSVLRAALGPAGDSATTLAAATGHAIDRNAFAAAYLNALERWVSEWDEQGSEAILTAWRRREILGGRRVQVQGPEAAWEGRVLGIDDHGRLWIEDTMGHQHALTGEEVHISD, from the coding sequence GTGAGCCGGGCCGTTGCCCTCGCCGCCGACCGGCTCAGCATCGCCGACATCCGGCGAAGCCGCACCACGACGACCGTGGGGCGCCACATCTATCTGTTCGGGGAAGTCGACTCCACCAACGCCAGGCTCAGGAACCTGGCCCAGGGCGGGGCGTGCGCCGGTACGGTGGTGCTGGCGGAAGGCCAGACGGCCGGTCGGGGCCGCCACGGGAACGTGTGGTTCTCGCCGAGCGGGGTGAACCTCTATGCCTCCGTCCTGGTGCGGCCGGAGCTGAGGGCGGGCGACCTCGGCGCTTACTCCCTCATCGCCGGCCTGGCCCTCTACGACGCCATCAAGCAGTTCGGCGCCACTCCCAGTATCAAGTGGCCCAACGACGTGCTCATCGCCGACAAGAAGGTGGGCGCGACCCTGCTGGAATGCGTGACGGACCGCGACGCGGTCGAGTACGTGATCTTCGGCGTCGGCGTCAACCTCAACGTCGAGCTGTCCGTCCTGCGCGCCGCGCTGGGCCCGGCGGGCGACTCCGCCACCACCCTGGCCGCGGCCACGGGGCATGCGATCGACCGTAATGCCTTCGCCGCGGCCTATCTCAATGCCCTCGAGCGCTGGGTATCCGAGTGGGACGAGCAGGGGTCCGAGGCCATCCTGACCGCGTGGCGGCGCCGCGAGATACTCGGCGGTCGGCGCGTCCAGGTCCAGGGCCCCGAGGCCGCCTGGGAAGGCCGGGTGCTCGGTATCGACGATCACGGCCGGCTGTGGATCGAGGACACCATGGGCCACCAACACGCCCTGACGGGCGAAGAGGTCCACATCAGTGATTGA
- a CDS encoding universal stress protein, with protein MYKRALVPLDGSDLSAAILPFITRIAGPLDMEVVLLRVVEPVPPQVIESSRYVEIEDVEGRLAEARAYLKPIVGDLAAKGVRTRLEVRHGNPVTEIVACAQAVDADLIAMTTHGRSGLGRLLFGSVAESVLRHAQIPVFLMRLTESQVRSQAAQEANR; from the coding sequence ATGTATAAGCGCGCGCTGGTACCGCTCGACGGCTCCGACCTGTCGGCGGCGATCCTGCCGTTCATCACCCGGATCGCCGGGCCGCTGGACATGGAAGTGGTCCTTCTCCGGGTCGTCGAGCCCGTTCCCCCGCAGGTGATCGAGAGCTCGCGCTACGTCGAGATCGAGGACGTCGAGGGGCGCCTGGCGGAGGCCCGGGCGTACCTGAAGCCCATCGTGGGCGACCTCGCCGCCAAGGGCGTTCGCACCCGCCTGGAGGTGCGCCACGGCAATCCCGTCACCGAGATCGTCGCCTGCGCCCAGGCCGTGGACGCGGACCTCATCGCGATGACCACTCATGGGCGCAGCGGACTGGGTCGGCTGCTCTTCGGGTCGGTGGCCGAGTCGGTGCTCCGGCACGCCCAGATCCCCGTCTTCCTCATGCGGCTCACGGAGAGCCAGGTGCGCTCACAGGCGGCGCAGGAGGCGAATCGGTGA
- a CDS encoding universal stress protein has translation MKPERILVPLDGSSLAESALPVAVDLLAGTPNSTLLLLRAAEALAFLGGDPIEAQVQVVREAEEYLDAVRARLAGSGVAEVKTSVCYGPAASFIIETAQVAKADMIVMTTHGRSGLRRLVFGSVAEAVLRGTRTPILLIRDAAAPLHMPASDAAMREVSHV, from the coding sequence ATGAAGCCCGAACGAATCCTGGTTCCACTGGATGGCTCCTCGCTCGCCGAGTCAGCCCTGCCCGTCGCGGTCGACTTGCTGGCGGGCACGCCGAACTCGACCCTACTGCTCCTGCGCGCAGCCGAGGCTCTCGCGTTCCTGGGCGGCGACCCGATCGAGGCCCAGGTGCAGGTGGTGCGCGAGGCCGAGGAGTATCTCGATGCCGTGCGCGCGCGCCTGGCCGGATCGGGCGTCGCCGAGGTGAAGACGTCGGTGTGCTACGGGCCGGCCGCATCGTTCATCATCGAGACCGCCCAGGTCGCCAAGGCCGACATGATCGTCATGACCACCCACGGCCGCAGCGGTCTCAGGCGGCTGGTCTTCGGGTCGGTGGCCGAAGCGGTGTTGCGGGGCACCCGTACGCCGATCCTGCTGATCCGCGACGCCGCCGCCCCCCTGCACATGCCGGCTAGCGATGCCGCCATGAGGGAGGTGAGCCATGTATAA
- a CDS encoding sigma-54 dependent transcriptional regulator, which yields MNGERVLIVDDEPDMVENCTRILRRAGYRCLSATDTKRAVGLLESERPDLLLTDLKMPGMDGMDLLRRAREIDSTLPVIVITAFATIESAVAAIKEGAFDYLPKNFSVDQLQVSVERALRQRRLQVENRNLREQLQEAFGLENIIGRSPAMAQVFELVKKAARSEANILILGESGTGKELIARAIHANSPRAAQAFVPVDCASLPENLLESELFGHEKGAFTGAIRSKPGLMETASRGTLFLDEIGDLPLPLQSKLLRAVQERQIRRVGGTAQIDVDVRVVSATNRNLREAVAAGQFREELYYRVNVIAIELPPLRQRAGDIRLLAHAFLKRYGQGRVTGMADDAQAALETYAWPGNVRELQNVIERACALADEPIVRRRDLPGYVLESGHVEAGMPMPSAMPAVAPGAATGRTLQEAREEWLHTLEGAYLRDLLDRHGGNVSSAAKAAGIDRKTFHRLASKHGIR from the coding sequence ATGAACGGCGAGCGTGTTCTGATCGTCGATGACGAACCCGACATGGTCGAGAACTGCACGCGCATCCTGCGGCGCGCCGGTTACCGGTGCCTCTCCGCGACCGATACCAAGCGGGCGGTCGGGCTCCTGGAATCCGAGCGGCCCGATCTGCTGTTGACCGACCTCAAGATGCCTGGCATGGACGGCATGGACCTCCTCCGCCGCGCTCGGGAGATCGACTCGACCCTCCCGGTCATCGTGATCACGGCGTTCGCTACCATCGAGTCCGCGGTGGCGGCCATCAAGGAAGGCGCCTTCGATTACCTGCCGAAGAACTTCTCGGTCGATCAGCTCCAGGTCTCCGTGGAGCGGGCCCTGCGGCAGCGGCGGCTGCAGGTGGAGAATCGCAACCTGCGTGAGCAGCTCCAGGAGGCGTTCGGGCTGGAGAACATCATCGGCCGCAGCCCGGCCATGGCCCAGGTCTTCGAGCTCGTGAAGAAGGCGGCCCGCTCCGAGGCTAACATCCTGATCCTCGGCGAGTCGGGAACCGGCAAGGAGCTGATCGCCCGGGCCATCCACGCCAACAGCCCGCGCGCGGCGCAGGCCTTCGTCCCCGTCGATTGCGCTTCGCTGCCCGAGAACTTGCTGGAGTCGGAGTTGTTCGGCCACGAGAAGGGCGCCTTCACCGGGGCCATCCGCAGCAAGCCGGGGCTCATGGAGACTGCCAGCCGGGGCACGCTCTTCCTGGACGAGATCGGCGACCTGCCGCTGCCGCTCCAGTCCAAGCTCCTGCGGGCCGTCCAGGAGCGCCAGATCCGGCGGGTGGGCGGCACCGCCCAGATCGACGTCGACGTGCGCGTGGTCTCAGCCACCAACCGCAATCTCCGGGAGGCCGTGGCCGCCGGCCAGTTCCGGGAGGAGCTCTACTACCGCGTCAATGTGATCGCCATCGAGCTGCCGCCCCTCCGCCAGCGGGCTGGCGACATCCGCCTGCTGGCTCACGCCTTCCTCAAGCGCTACGGTCAGGGGCGTGTCACCGGCATGGCCGATGACGCCCAGGCGGCGCTGGAGACCTACGCGTGGCCCGGTAACGTGCGCGAGCTGCAGAACGTCATCGAGCGCGCGTGCGCGCTGGCCGACGAGCCCATCGTCCGCCGTCGCGACTTGCCCGGCTACGTGCTGGAGAGCGGCCACGTCGAGGCGGGCATGCCGATGCCCTCAGCCATGCCAGCGGTCGCCCCCGGCGCCGCGACCGGCCGTACGCTGCAGGAGGCGCGGGAGGAATGGCTGCACACGCTGGAAGGCGCCTACCTGCGCGACCTCCTGGACCGTCATGGCGGCAACGTCTCGTCGGCCGCCAAGGCGGCCGGCATCGATCGCAAGACCTTTCACCGCCTCGCCAGCAAGCACGGCATCCGCTAG
- a CDS encoding universal stress protein encodes MPKRILVPLDLSPEAESVLPVVADAARGSGATVRFVHVAPVPESVEGVDGRVIAFADQETARLEAEGTDYLRTAARLAGIAADAVVRFGEPAREIVREAETFGADLIVLATRHGGPLSRLILGSTSEQICRRTHVPVLVYRPGGQ; translated from the coding sequence GTGCCGAAACGCATCCTCGTCCCGCTGGATCTGAGCCCCGAAGCCGAGAGCGTGCTCCCCGTGGTGGCGGACGCCGCCCGCGGCTCAGGCGCCACGGTGCGATTCGTCCACGTCGCTCCGGTTCCCGAGAGCGTCGAGGGCGTCGACGGTCGCGTCATCGCGTTCGCCGACCAGGAGACGGCGCGCCTGGAGGCCGAGGGGACCGACTATCTGCGCACGGCGGCCCGCCTGGCCGGCATCGCCGCTGACGCCGTCGTCCGGTTCGGGGAGCCCGCCAGGGAGATCGTGCGGGAGGCGGAGACGTTCGGCGCCGATCTCATCGTCCTGGCGACGCGGCACGGCGGGCCCCTGAGCCGGCTCATCCTGGGCAGCACCTCCGAGCAGATCTGTCGCCGGACCCATGTGCCGGTCCTGGTATATCGGCCGGGGGGGCAGTGA
- a CDS encoding universal stress protein has translation MKQILFATDFSPGSEQAARTARDYARQFGGRLHLLHVVWPGADPTPQPRLQALAAELGADVPVVTAIESGIPVADRIVDYAERHAIDLIVVGTHGRTGFSRALIGSVAERVVRTASCPVLTVPSRSRREPAEAQAAAAEAVSPQHCAVCARPSEDLICEPCRARIRGEALEHKQREERGR, from the coding sequence GTGAAACAGATCCTCTTCGCGACGGATTTTTCGCCCGGGTCGGAGCAGGCCGCTCGTACGGCGCGCGACTACGCGCGGCAGTTCGGAGGGAGGCTTCACCTGCTGCATGTCGTCTGGCCCGGCGCCGACCCGACGCCTCAGCCCCGGCTGCAGGCGCTGGCGGCGGAACTGGGAGCCGACGTGCCCGTGGTGACCGCGATCGAGTCCGGCATCCCCGTCGCCGACCGCATCGTCGACTACGCCGAGCGCCACGCGATCGACCTGATCGTCGTGGGGACGCACGGGCGCACGGGTTTCAGCCGGGCCCTGATCGGGAGCGTGGCCGAGCGCGTGGTGCGCACCGCGTCCTGCCCGGTGCTGACCGTGCCGTCGCGCTCCCGGCGTGAACCGGCCGAGGCCCAGGCTGCGGCTGCGGAGGCCGTCAGCCCGCAGCACTGTGCCGTGTGCGCCCGGCCGTCCGAGGACCTGATCTGCGAGCCATGCCGAGCCCGCATCCGCGGCGAGGCGCTCGAGCACAAACAGCGGGAGGAGCGGGGGCGATGA
- a CDS encoding MBL fold metallo-hydrolase yields MILEQYYLGCLAHASYLIADVGTKTAAVVDPQRDVDQYVNDAAARGLRIRHVFLTHFHADFLAGHLELRDRVGARIYLGARAQAEYPFTPVKDGDSLEFGSVRLEFLETPGHTPEGVSIVVYDLAKDRQTPHAVLTGDTLFIGDVGRPDLMASMGVTAEELASMLYDSLRNKLLALPDTTLIYPAHGAGSMCGKNLSTERVSTIGVQRQYNYALRPMSREEFIRLVTADQPEAPQYFSYDAILNRKERPTLQRSLERALVPISLDEVLRRQAMGSQIVDARDPADFAGAHLAGALNIGLGGRYASWAGTLLDRERPIVIIAEPGRELEAALRLGRIGFDHVAGYLEGGMQALDGRPDLLRRTERVTALTLAEQLVSADPPAVVDVRTDAEWQAKRIAGSRNVPLNHLRARASELPRDHAVVVYCQTGYRSSIAASILEQEGLARVVDLVGGFTAWDQQAISTEKRSPAHV; encoded by the coding sequence ATGATCCTCGAGCAGTACTATCTCGGCTGTCTGGCGCACGCGTCCTACCTGATCGCCGACGTAGGGACGAAGACGGCGGCGGTGGTCGATCCGCAGCGCGACGTGGATCAGTACGTGAACGACGCGGCGGCGCGGGGACTGCGCATCCGCCACGTGTTTCTGACGCACTTTCACGCCGACTTTCTGGCCGGGCACCTGGAGCTTCGCGACCGGGTCGGCGCCCGGATCTATCTGGGAGCCCGGGCCCAGGCCGAGTACCCGTTCACTCCGGTCAAGGACGGCGACAGCCTCGAGTTCGGCTCCGTCCGCCTGGAATTCCTGGAAACGCCCGGACACACGCCCGAGGGCGTGTCCATCGTGGTGTACGACCTGGCCAAGGACCGCCAGACTCCCCACGCCGTCCTGACCGGCGACACGCTCTTCATCGGGGACGTCGGCCGGCCCGACCTCATGGCCTCGATGGGTGTGACGGCCGAGGAGCTCGCGAGCATGCTGTACGACTCCCTGCGGAACAAATTGCTCGCGCTCCCGGACACCACGCTGATCTACCCGGCCCACGGGGCGGGGTCGATGTGCGGCAAGAACCTGAGCACCGAGCGGGTGTCGACCATCGGCGTCCAGCGACAGTACAATTACGCCCTCCGCCCGATGAGCCGGGAAGAGTTCATCCGTCTCGTCACCGCGGATCAACCGGAAGCTCCGCAGTATTTTTCGTACGACGCGATTCTCAACCGGAAAGAGCGGCCGACGCTGCAGCGCAGTCTCGAGCGCGCACTGGTGCCGATCAGCCTGGACGAGGTGTTGCGGCGACAGGCCATGGGAAGCCAGATCGTGGACGCCCGCGATCCGGCGGATTTCGCCGGGGCCCATCTGGCCGGGGCCCTGAACATCGGCCTCGGCGGCCGGTATGCCAGCTGGGCGGGGACACTCCTCGACCGGGAGCGCCCCATCGTGATCATCGCGGAGCCCGGACGCGAGCTGGAGGCGGCCCTCCGCCTGGGGCGGATCGGCTTCGATCACGTCGCCGGGTACCTCGAGGGCGGGATGCAGGCCCTCGACGGGCGCCCGGATCTGCTACGTCGAACGGAGCGGGTCACCGCCCTCACGCTGGCCGAGCAGCTGGTGTCCGCCGATCCCCCGGCGGTGGTGGACGTTCGCACCGACGCCGAGTGGCAGGCCAAGCGCATCGCCGGGAGCCGCAACGTCCCTCTGAACCATCTGCGAGCCCGCGCAAGCGAGCTGCCACGAGACCACGCGGTCGTGGTCTATTGTCAAACGGGGTACCGGTCGTCGATCGCCGCGAGTATCCTCGAACAGGAGGGGTTGGCGCGGGTGGTGGACCTGGTCGGCGGATTCACCGCCTGGGACCAGCAGGCGATCTCGACCGAGAAAAGGAGCCCTGCCCATGTATGA
- a CDS encoding YeeE/YedE thiosulfate transporter family protein, translating into MYDAIFVAPWPWWVAGPAIGLVVILLAWTTGKPLGVSTGYGAVCALTSRLPFFQQAEYAARWRIAFILGLPIGGLLAAALAGGFAPTLGFGALDELTRGSLALKAGVLFVGGLLIGAGARWAGGCPSGHSIVGIAQGAVSSLVATVAFVMSGVVVYNLLVALLGD; encoded by the coding sequence ATGTATGACGCGATCTTCGTCGCGCCGTGGCCCTGGTGGGTCGCGGGCCCGGCCATCGGCCTCGTGGTGATCCTGCTCGCCTGGACCACCGGCAAGCCCCTGGGCGTGTCCACCGGCTACGGGGCCGTCTGCGCGCTCACGTCGCGGCTGCCCTTCTTCCAGCAGGCCGAGTACGCGGCGCGCTGGCGGATCGCCTTCATCCTGGGCCTGCCCATCGGTGGGCTGCTAGCCGCGGCGCTGGCCGGCGGCTTCGCCCCGACGCTGGGCTTCGGCGCCCTCGACGAGCTGACCCGCGGCTCCCTGGCCCTCAAGGCAGGCGTGCTCTTCGTGGGCGGCCTCCTCATCGGCGCCGGCGCGCGCTGGGCCGGAGGCTGCCCCAGCGGGCACAGCATCGTGGGCATCGCCCAGGGCGCCGTGTCCAGCCTCGTCGCCACCGTGGCGTTCGTGATGAGTGGCGTGGTGGTCTATAACCTGCTGGTCGCACTTCTGGGGGACTGA
- a CDS encoding DUF6691 family protein, with protein sequence MPGPVFALFGVLFGFVLSRARVTDYDVIAGMFRLAEFHLYGVIGSAIATAALGFWLLRRGGNRTIGGAPLELRRKPWQRGAVWGGLVLGAGWALSGACPGTSLVQIGEGKIVALFTVAGILLGTYVYGWVRSTLREPPVVRRAPLTAR encoded by the coding sequence ATGCCGGGCCCCGTGTTCGCCCTCTTCGGTGTCCTCTTCGGATTCGTCCTGTCGCGGGCGCGCGTGACCGACTACGACGTGATCGCCGGAATGTTCCGCCTCGCCGAGTTCCACCTGTACGGCGTCATCGGCTCGGCCATCGCCACGGCGGCCCTGGGCTTCTGGCTGTTGCGTCGCGGCGGCAACCGGACTATCGGGGGCGCCCCCCTTGAGCTGCGCCGCAAGCCATGGCAACGCGGGGCGGTCTGGGGCGGTCTCGTGCTCGGTGCCGGCTGGGCCCTCAGCGGGGCCTGTCCCGGCACGTCGCTCGTGCAGATCGGCGAAGGCAAGATCGTCGCGCTCTTCACCGTCGCCGGCATTTTGCTCGGCACCTACGTGTACGGATGGGTCCGGTCGACGCTGAGAGAGCCGCCGGTGGTCCGACGGGCGCCACTGACGGCGCGGTAG
- a CDS encoding DUF2267 domain-containing protein — translation MRTATFYRAVMAASADRRPAEVKRVTAAVFHALRDRLTPEEADQLVAQLPRELQEVWRVGERAGRKPEKLHRPAFYQRVMKEAQLGSIRQARWMTLAVLGALKESLSPGEAEDVLAQLPKDLKELWIEAQVPA, via the coding sequence ATGCGTACGGCGACGTTCTATCGGGCCGTCATGGCGGCCAGCGCCGACCGCCGTCCGGCCGAGGTCAAGCGTGTGACGGCGGCGGTCTTCCACGCCCTCAGAGACCGGCTAACCCCGGAGGAGGCCGACCAGCTGGTCGCCCAGCTGCCGCGTGAGCTGCAGGAGGTGTGGCGGGTGGGGGAGCGAGCCGGGAGGAAGCCCGAGAAGCTGCATCGCCCGGCGTTCTATCAGCGGGTGATGAAAGAGGCCCAGCTGGGCTCGATCCGACAAGCGCGGTGGATGACCCTGGCCGTGCTCGGGGCGCTCAAGGAGTCGCTGTCTCCCGGCGAGGCTGAAGACGTTCTCGCCCAGCTCCCCAAGGACCTGAAGGAGCTATGGATCGAGGCCCAGGTCCCGGCGTGA
- a CDS encoding CBS and ACT domain-containing protein: MLIRDVMQPRLVTVTPQATLAEAMRLVGERGIRHLPVVAGDELVGIVSDRDLKRAMASPATSLVRNELAYLLARVTVDEIMTRAVITISPSFAVEDAARLMVTEKISALPVTESGRLIGIVTETDILELFVRALGASEPSSRVDVMLADERSGLGGIVDAVEKAGAAISSIVTLRDPSGRREAILRVATIDPGRVVGALTAAGHSVRDGYRRPS; this comes from the coding sequence ATGCTCATCAGGGACGTCATGCAGCCCAGGCTCGTCACGGTGACGCCGCAGGCCACGCTGGCCGAGGCCATGCGCCTGGTCGGTGAGCGGGGCATCCGCCACCTCCCCGTGGTCGCCGGGGACGAGCTCGTCGGGATCGTGTCGGACCGCGACCTCAAGCGGGCCATGGCGTCGCCGGCCACCAGCCTGGTGCGGAACGAGCTCGCGTACCTGCTGGCCAGGGTGACAGTGGACGAGATCATGACGCGGGCGGTGATCACGATCAGCCCCAGCTTCGCGGTGGAGGACGCCGCCCGGCTCATGGTCACCGAGAAGATCAGTGCGTTGCCGGTCACGGAGTCGGGGCGCCTCATCGGCATCGTCACCGAGACCGACATTCTGGAGCTCTTCGTACGGGCGCTGGGCGCCAGCGAGCCGTCCAGCCGCGTGGACGTGATGCTGGCGGACGAGCGGTCTGGGCTAGGCGGGATCGTGGACGCCGTGGAGAAGGCGGGGGCCGCGATCTCGAGCATCGTGACCCTGCGTGACCCTAGCGGGCGTCGAGAGGCGATCCTACGCGTCGCCACCATCGATCCCGGCCGCGTGGTCGGCGCGCTGACCGCGGCCGGGCATTCCGTCCGCGACGGTTACCGCCGTCCGAGCTGA
- a CDS encoding GNAT family N-acetyltransferase, giving the protein MVPTTAGLAGYPRELERLVTLRDGTPVGLRPIRGDDQSRLIELYDRLSRHTAYQRFFTVMRRLPPDWAKLLATVDYRRRLALVAEHDGPHGPELVAVGRYEPTDREDTAEVAFVVQDGWQNRGLGTILFKAVLQAAGARGIRRFVAYVLADNPRMLDLIRRFADVEQSRLEQGVVEIVFTPPAQDAAGRPRTGTP; this is encoded by the coding sequence ATGGTTCCGACCACGGCGGGTCTCGCCGGCTATCCACGCGAGCTCGAGCGTCTCGTCACGCTCCGCGACGGCACGCCGGTCGGCCTCCGGCCGATCCGCGGCGATGACCAATCGCGCCTCATCGAGCTCTACGACCGCCTCAGCCGGCACACGGCGTACCAGCGCTTCTTCACGGTGATGCGGCGCCTGCCGCCCGACTGGGCGAAGCTCCTGGCCACCGTGGATTACCGCCGTCGCCTGGCGCTCGTCGCCGAGCACGACGGGCCGCATGGCCCCGAGCTGGTGGCCGTAGGCCGCTACGAGCCGACCGACCGTGAGGATACCGCCGAGGTGGCGTTCGTCGTGCAGGATGGCTGGCAGAATCGAGGACTGGGAACCATCCTGTTCAAGGCCGTGCTCCAGGCGGCCGGCGCCCGAGGGATCCGGCGCTTCGTCGCCTACGTGCTGGCCGACAACCCGCGCATGCTCGACCTCATCCGGCGTTTCGCCGACGTCGAGCAGAGCCGGCTCGAACAGGGCGTGGTCGAGATCGTGTTCACGCCTCCGGCACAGGATGCCGCCGGCCGCCCGCGGACGGGCACCCCGTGA
- a CDS encoding cytochrome c, producing MTWRAGAAALWFVLLAASRPAAQDQPAVVAEGERLFRVQGCYGCHTVGRFGTPIGPDLSRVGVKYSKDYLARWLTDPEAQRPHAHMPKLELDPAEVEALAAYLATRR from the coding sequence GTGACGTGGCGGGCCGGCGCGGCCGCGCTCTGGTTCGTGCTGCTGGCAGCGTCGCGGCCAGCGGCTCAGGACCAGCCGGCGGTCGTGGCCGAAGGCGAGCGGCTGTTCCGCGTCCAGGGCTGCTACGGCTGCCACACCGTGGGCCGGTTCGGCACGCCGATCGGGCCCGATCTCTCCCGCGTCGGCGTCAAATACTCGAAAGACTACCTGGCGCGCTGGCTCACCGATCCCGAAGCCCAGCGTCCCCACGCTCATATGCCGAAGCTCGAGCTCGATCCGGCGGAGGTCGAGGCCCTCGCCGCCTACCTGGCGACGCGACGGTGA